One Methanohalophilus mahii DSM 5219 genomic window carries:
- a CDS encoding dicarboxylate/amino acid:cation symporter, with the protein MRRRKATFHSLELIHPRSLKHLNNQLQSLVKGRVWLKILLGMFLGIVVGLVLGPSTGFVDPSVAMIIGEWVAIPGYIFLGLLQMIVVPLVFASIIRGLAAGEDIEQLKKMGSRTVVFFLGTTSLAIIIGLGLALFIKPGLFIDNRIIQNTMDDSTTSLSPDNVSGPAFSDIPGLVSTVLPTNPLGAIVTGQMLQVVIFSIIVGIALVSMKPESSKPLLELLGSIQEVTMTVVKWSMLLAPFAVFGLLTKFTINLGIDTLLGMTVYVGTVLAGLLIMMVIYLIIIFLLSKKNPIKFLQSIRDVLLLAFSTSSSAAVMPLSIKTVEEKLNVRPSVSQFVIPLGATINMNGTALYQSIAAVFLSQVFGVELGIGQLAIIMVTVVGASIGTPATPGVGIVILAMVLNSVGIPASGIALILGVDRILDMSRTSVNVTGDIVACAVVDRWIGKEKSVEKEFQEARIWDRQRRIEGEDVIVNSH; encoded by the coding sequence ATGCGCAGGCGGAAAGCGACATTCCACTCATTGGAATTGATTCATCCACGTTCTCTTAAACATCTGAACAATCAACTTCAGTCACTTGTCAAAGGCCGAGTGTGGCTTAAGATATTGTTGGGAATGTTTTTGGGAATTGTTGTAGGATTGGTTTTAGGCCCATCTACCGGATTCGTCGACCCTTCGGTTGCAATGATTATTGGTGAATGGGTTGCTATTCCTGGTTATATCTTTCTTGGTTTGTTACAGATGATTGTCGTACCTCTGGTTTTTGCTTCTATTATAAGAGGATTAGCTGCTGGAGAAGATATTGAGCAATTGAAAAAAATGGGATCGAGAACGGTTGTTTTCTTTCTCGGTACAACTTCCCTGGCCATTATAATTGGTTTGGGATTAGCCCTTTTTATAAAACCAGGCCTGTTCATCGATAATAGGATTATCCAGAATACGATGGATGACAGCACAACTTCACTTTCACCGGATAATGTTTCTGGTCCGGCTTTTTCTGATATTCCCGGTCTGGTCAGTACTGTTCTCCCCACGAATCCCCTGGGAGCAATTGTAACCGGCCAGATGTTACAGGTAGTTATATTTTCAATTATTGTAGGTATTGCTTTGGTTTCTATGAAACCGGAAAGTTCCAAGCCTCTTCTGGAATTGCTTGGCTCAATTCAGGAAGTTACAATGACAGTTGTCAAATGGAGCATGTTGTTGGCTCCTTTTGCTGTTTTTGGATTGCTTACAAAATTTACCATCAATCTGGGCATAGATACATTACTGGGAATGACCGTCTACGTGGGTACGGTCCTTGCCGGACTGCTGATTATGATGGTAATTTATCTTATCATTATTTTCCTTTTATCAAAAAAGAATCCGATAAAGTTTTTGCAGTCTATCCGCGATGTTCTCCTGCTGGCCTTTTCGACTTCCAGCTCTGCTGCTGTAATGCCTCTTTCAATAAAAACAGTGGAAGAGAAACTTAATGTACGACCCTCCGTTTCCCAATTTGTTATACCTCTGGGAGCCACCATTAATATGAATGGAACCGCCCTTTATCAGAGTATTGCTGCTGTATTCCTGTCCCAGGTATTTGGCGTGGAACTTGGTATAGGGCAACTTGCAATAATCATGGTTACTGTGGTTGGAGCATCTATCGGTACCCCTGCCACCCCGGGTGTTGGTATAGTCATCCTTGCAATGGTATTGAACAGCGTAGGTATTCCTGCAAGTGGAATTGCCCTTATACTGGGTGTGGACCGTATCCTTGATATGAGCCGTACATCGGTTAATGTGACCGGTGATATTGTAGCCTGTGCAGTTGTTGATCGCTGGATAGGGAAGGAAAAGTCGGTAGAGAAGGAATTCCAGGAAGCCAGAATCTGGGATAGGCAGAGACGTATAGAAGGGGAAGATGTAATTGTGAATTCACATTGA
- a CDS encoding sensor histidine kinase, with protein MNPLPNCENIDNFNIWSEIVKQSVDSIVVTDTNSAIIYMNKAAEHLFGWSFEELKGRKTDVFNAEQMSEEIQKEIYDTVASGKIYNGELLNKKKDGTYFYVQIRISPIYDKKGNIIAYMGSQRDITNLKQTEKRLQQEREFLEKLIQTSPVAIHGTDTNSNVIIWNESSEKIFGWSREEVIGEFLPTVPEENIDEHLSLRNRVLAGETITGYEVCRLRKDGSYLYGSLSVAPMYDQKGNIFGIMANMEDITEKKQYEYKLKEAFNQLESIHFNLPISVWSATVDETGDFVDTYISEGVNELLALPPNTIGNDFKAFLNYVKPHYLPEIKDKFEEGIKNPGKVVSFEYEVINGSGVTRWFLSSGRAQEENGTVKVYGSTIDITKNKNAEKSLINAKLLAENANRAKTEFLANVSHELRTPLNAIIGFSQILSTNKSGNLNDKELKYVSNILKSGNHLLELINKILDISKLQAGKQDLEIEYVDFAEICEDIKPFIDPLIAKKNLSFECILDCTDTNIKADKTKMLQIMHNLLGNAIKFTPENGSIAINARCIGDNFQVSVKDTGIGIPEASHKDIFHSFKQVDSSATRKYEGTGLGLALVKEYIEMHGGDIWVESEVGKGSTFTFVIPQNQSS; from the coding sequence ATGAATCCGCTGCCTAATTGTGAAAATATTGATAACTTCAATATATGGTCAGAAATCGTAAAACAATCAGTTGACAGTATAGTGGTTACTGATACCAATTCTGCAATTATCTACATGAATAAAGCGGCTGAACATCTTTTTGGATGGAGTTTTGAAGAACTGAAAGGTAGAAAAACAGATGTATTCAATGCTGAACAAATGTCAGAAGAGATTCAAAAAGAAATATATGATACTGTGGCTTCTGGTAAGATTTACAATGGGGAACTATTGAACAAAAAGAAAGATGGTACTTATTTTTACGTACAAATCAGAATATCCCCTATTTACGATAAAAAAGGAAATATAATTGCCTACATGGGTTCGCAAAGGGACATTACAAATCTAAAACAAACTGAAAAAAGATTACAACAAGAAAGGGAATTTCTGGAAAAATTAATTCAAACTTCTCCTGTAGCAATACATGGTACTGACACTAACAGTAACGTAATCATATGGAATGAATCCTCAGAAAAAATATTTGGATGGAGCCGCGAGGAGGTAATTGGCGAATTTTTGCCAACCGTTCCTGAAGAAAATATTGATGAACATCTCTCACTGCGCAATAGGGTATTGGCTGGAGAAACCATAACAGGTTATGAAGTTTGTCGATTGAGAAAGGATGGTTCATATCTTTATGGCAGTTTGTCTGTTGCTCCCATGTATGACCAGAAAGGAAATATCTTTGGCATTATGGCTAATATGGAAGATATTACTGAAAAAAAACAATATGAATATAAACTTAAGGAAGCCTTCAATCAACTGGAATCAATTCATTTTAATTTGCCAATTAGTGTATGGAGTGCCACCGTAGATGAAACTGGTGACTTTGTTGATACCTATATATCAGAAGGTGTCAATGAACTATTAGCCCTTCCTCCAAATACAATAGGAAATGATTTCAAAGCATTCTTAAATTATGTCAAACCCCACTATTTGCCAGAAATAAAGGATAAGTTTGAAGAGGGCATAAAAAATCCTGGCAAAGTTGTGTCTTTTGAGTATGAAGTCATTAATGGAAGTGGTGTGACAAGATGGTTCTTATCAAGTGGGAGAGCACAGGAAGAAAACGGTACAGTCAAGGTATATGGGTCTACGATTGACATTACCAAAAACAAGAATGCAGAAAAATCTCTCATCAACGCTAAGTTACTTGCTGAAAATGCAAATCGGGCCAAAACTGAATTTCTGGCCAATGTAAGCCATGAATTACGTACTCCACTTAATGCCATAATTGGTTTCTCTCAAATATTATCTACAAACAAATCCGGGAATTTGAATGATAAAGAGCTGAAATATGTATCAAACATCTTGAAAAGTGGCAACCATTTGCTTGAACTGATAAACAAAATTCTTGATATTTCAAAATTACAAGCAGGTAAACAAGATTTGGAAATCGAATATGTAGATTTTGCTGAAATTTGTGAGGATATAAAACCATTTATTGACCCACTTATAGCCAAGAAGAATCTTTCATTTGAATGTATTTTGGATTGTACGGATACAAACATTAAGGCCGATAAAACCAAGATGCTTCAAATAATGCATAATCTTCTGGGTAATGCAATAAAATTTACTCCTGAAAATGGGAGCATTGCTATCAATGCAAGATGTATTGGTGATAACTTCCAGGTGTCTGTAAAGGATACAGGTATCGGGATACCGGAGGCATCCCATAAAGATATTTTTCATAGTTTCAAGCAAGTAGATTCATCTGCTACAAGGAAATATGAAGGTACCGGTTTAGGGCTTGCGTTGGTGAAAGAATATATAGAGATGCATGGTGGCGATATATGGGTTGAGAGTGAAGTTGGGAAGGGTAGCACTTTCACATTCGTTATTCCTCAAAATCAATCATCATAA